TTTACGTATCGCAATTAAATAGCGCGCGTGTTAGAAGTAAATGATTAGTATCCGCTATAAAAGCTCTCCTTGGATAAGTTTTGCGCCCGGTATTATTTCTAAGACTCTGGCTACTTCATAGTGCGTGTTGACAATCTCACTGTCATAGCCATATGAGATTTCTTCACGAAGCACAACTCGCAATGAGTCTCCAGGTTGTACGCTGACTTGCCGAGTTTGAAATTTCGTAAGCCAAGAGTCGTCAAATATTTTTGCTTCGATTTGATGTCCTGCATACTTAAATCCCCACATAGTATCACTCAAGTAGTCAGGCTTTTTTACTTTAAGAATTCGCTCACCTTCACTCCGTATAATATTCTGAGTGATCAGTTCACGAACAATCTGAGGTGAAATTGAAAGGCTGCGGTTATACTGAGATGCACCCTCAGAGCTTATGAATGTTGCGCTATCTTCTTGCTGTAAGTTAGATAATGCATCACGGACTGCATTGATATCTGAAAGAAGACTAGCTGTTTCTACTGGGGCATAGGCTGGAAGTAACTTAATATCGGATTGCTCTGCAAGATTGTGAATATCGGTCTCAAGTTGCTTCACTTCCTCACGATTCTTAATTTCTTTCCGGTCTGAACACCAATTAATGATTTTGTGTTTTGCTTTAAGAAGAAAGTGTCCAATAATCTTTTTCGTTTCGCCATGTTTAAGCGCTTCATCCAGCAATTCTTCGATAACCGTTTTGAGTTTTGATTTTAACGAACCTGTCTCAACATCTTGCAGGACGAGAGTAGTACGTACTTTCGTGCTAAGGACAGCGGCAAGGTGGGTGTCGAGAAGTTGTGTAGATTCGATGAGACCAGCCATTGCTCGAAATATGCGCGATGGGTCACCCTCACCTCGCACAAAATCAACCTTGATTTCAATAAAATCGTTATCCGCAACCATGTTTTTATTAGCTTCTTTCTTAAAGATAATTGAATCTCTAGAACATCATATTTGAACCTCATGTGCCATGAGTCAAGCAAGGTAAAAATGCTGTTGCTCCAAGCCCCGTATGGCGCGCCCGAGCATCGCCAGCCTCGGGCCGAGCAAAAGAAATGGGCCTGCCCGCGGTGCGGAAACCGCCCTTAGCTGTTCATCATCGCCGAAGGCGATACAAAACCGTCCCCTCTCCCTCACCCTCTCCCCCAAGGGGAGAGGGAACAAAACTTACGTTATACTCCCCCCCGCCTAAATTAAAAACCGCCCCATGCAAACCATCGACACCTTAATAAACGCCCGCTGGGTGATTCCCGTCGAACCCGACGGCACGACACTAGATCACCACAGCATCGCCGTCCACGGCGGCAAGATCGTCGAAGTCCTGCCCACCAAAGACGCCGCCAAGAAATATCGCGCTACGGAAACGGTCGAGCTCAAGCAGCATGCCGTGATCCCCGGCCTGGTAAACGCGCACACCCATGCCGCCATGAGCCTGTTCCGCGGGCTGGCGGACGATCTGCCGCTCATGGACTGGCTGAACCATCACATCTGGCCGGCGGAAGCGAAGTGGGTCAGCCCCGATTTCGTGCGCGACGGCACCGAGCTCGCCATCGCCGAGATGCTGAAGAGCGGCACCACTTGCTTCAGCGATATGTACTTCTTCCCCGACGTCACCGCACGCGTGTGTCACGACGCCGGCATGCGTGCCTGCATCGGGCTGATCATGATCGACTTCCCCAGCGCCTGGGCACAGAACGCCGATGAATACCTGCATAAGGGGCTCAAGCTGCACGATGAGCTGCGCAACAGCGAACTCATCACCACCGCCTTCGCTCCGCACGCGCCTTATACAGTCTCGGATGCACCATTCGAAAAAATCCGCATGTACGCCGACGAGTTGGATATTCCGATCCACATGCACGTGCACGAAACCGCGCATGAGGTGAGTGAAGGACAGAAACAGCATGGCATGCGTCCGCTGGCCCGCCTGGCGAAACTCGGCCTGCTCGGCCCGCGCCTAATCGCGGTGCACATGACCCAGCTGCTGCCGGAGGAGATCAAGACGCTGGCGCAGGACAATGTCAGCGCGGTGCACTGCCCGGAATCCAATCTCAAGCTCGCCAGCGGCTTCTGCCCGGTGCAGGCGCTGGTCAAGGCCGGCGTGAACGTGGCGCTCGGCACCGACGGTGCGGCCAGCAAC
The sequence above is drawn from the Sulfuricaulis sp. genome and encodes:
- a CDS encoding TRZ/ATZ family hydrolase codes for the protein MQTIDTLINARWVIPVEPDGTTLDHHSIAVHGGKIVEVLPTKDAAKKYRATETVELKQHAVIPGLVNAHTHAAMSLFRGLADDLPLMDWLNHHIWPAEAKWVSPDFVRDGTELAIAEMLKSGTTCFSDMYFFPDVTARVCHDAGMRACIGLIMIDFPSAWAQNADEYLHKGLKLHDELRNSELITTAFAPHAPYTVSDAPFEKIRMYADELDIPIHMHVHETAHEVSEGQKQHGMRPLARLAKLGLLGPRLIAVHMTQLLPEEIKTLAQDNVSAVHCPESNLKLASGFCPVQALVKAGVNVALGTDGAASNNSLDMLEEMHIAALLAKGVSGDATAIPAHMALRMATLNGAKALGLEARIGSLTAGKAADITAIDLSAISSQPVYEPLSQIVYATTRNQVSDVWVNGKHLLANYHLAGIDEAALRDKAVEWSNKIRA